A stretch of DNA from Hoeflea ulvae:
TCGGAATTCAATGCCTTTGCCGCCGTTTCCGGCAGGTCGATCGGCACGCCGACGGTGAGCAGCGGCGCGGCGACCATGAAGATGATCAGCAGCACAAGCATCACGTCGACAAACGGCGTGACGTTGATTTCGCTCAACAGCTGCTTGCGGCCACCGCGGCGTCCGCGGCGCGAGCCGCCGCCGGAACGACCTTGTGCGGACATGCCCATCCCGGCCCCCTATTCCGCGGCCTGACGGGCGTTCTGGCGCTCGTCGATCTGGCGGGAGAGGATGCCGGAGAACTCGTCGGTGAAGCCTTCCATGCGGGCCGACAGCTTGGCCGCATCGGAGGAAAACTTGTTGTAGGCGATCACCGCCGGAATGGCCGCCAGCAGACCGATGGCGGTCGCCAGCAGGGCCTCGGCGATGCCGGGCGCGACCACGGCGAGATTGGTCGATTTCGAGCCGGCAATGGCCTGGAACGAGGTCATGATGCCGACCACGGTGCCGAAAAGTCCGATGAACGGTGCCGCCGAGCCGATGGTCGCCAGCGAGCCGAGCTTGGATTCAAGCGCATCGGCTTCGCGCGCCAAGGTCACATCCATGGCCTTGTCGATGCGCATCTGCAGACCGATCGGCGATTTGGCGCCGCGCTCGAAGGATTTCTTCCACTCGCGCATAGCCGAGACGAAAATGGCGCTCATGCCGACGGACTTGCGGTCCGACAGCGTCCGGTACAGCTCTTCCAGTGACTGTCCCGACCAGAACACCTGTTCGAACTGGTCAAGCTGGCGGCGGAATTTGCCGAACGAGATCCACTTGTCGGCGACAATGGCCCAGGTCCATATCGATGCGCCGATCAGGCCGAGCATCACGAACTTGACCACGAACCCGGCCTGCATGAAGAGCGACCAGAGCGTCACTTCGCTGGTTGCCGCAAGTCCTACTTGTTCCATTCAAATAACCCTCAAATCCAAACGCCCGGTTTTGTCACCGGGCGGCCAAGACGTCACTTTTGCCGGGAGTCCAGAAGTGAGTGACCTTCGCCTATTCACTTTCCAGTCCTTCTCGCGGTCAATTTTGGTCAAAGGATGGCGCACCCAATCCGCGCAATCCTAACGGTTCAGGTAATAAATAATTATGGTTAAGGTTCCGTTAGGACTCGGTTTTAATGCGACGGGGGCAAACCGGGCCGCATCAATCGGGAAATGTGAGGATGATCGGACCGTTGCGGCCGGCAACGACCGTGTGCTCGAATTGCACCGTCAAGGCGCGCGGAACCGAGTGCAGGGTCCAGCTTGAGCCCTCGTCGTCGTCTTCGGCGAAGGTGGCGCCCAGGGACAGGAACGGCTCGACGGTGAAGACCTGGCCTTCCTTCATCACGCGCTTTTCGTGCCGGTCGGGCCAGGTCGCGATTTCCGTGGGATCTTCATGCAGGGACTGGCCGACACCGTGGCTGGCGAGATTGCGGATGAGCGTATAGCCATTCTTCCTGGCGAATTTGCCGACCGCGTCACCGATGGCGCCATAGCCGGCGCCGCTTCTGACCTGGGTGAGCCCCGTCGACAGCGCCCGTTTTCCGTCACGCAGCAGGCGCGCGGTCTTCTGCGCCACCGGAGCAACGCCAAAGGAGGCGCCGGTGTCGCCGAAATAGCCGTCCTTGAGCGCAGACACATCGATATTGACGAGATCGCCGGGCGCGATGACGCGGTCTCCGGGAACGCCGTGGGCCACTTCCTCATTGACCGAAATGCAGGTGGCGCCCGGAAATTCGTAACAGAATTCCGGCGCCGAGAGCGCATCATGCGCCTCGAGATACTGCCGTCCGACCAGATCCAGCTCGCGGGTGGTCATGCCCGGCTCCATCGCCCTGGCCATCACCTGTATGGTGTTGGCGCATATGCGCCCGATCTCTCTGAGCTTTTCCAGCTCTTCTTGCGTCGTGACCACCAAGGCGATCATCCTTTCGATGGGAGTTCAGGCGACCTGGTCGCCACTCAAACGCGCCAGCAGCGCCTCGGGCAACCGTCGCGCCCGGCCATGGCCATTGACCACCGCGACAGTGACCGCCGCCAGCGCCAGGGTGTCATCGCCGCGCTTGATGATCTGTTGCAACTGCATCCGCGCGCCGCGGATCTCGGCCGGCGTGGTGAGAATGGTCAGCACATCATCCATCCGCGCCGGTGCCTTGAAATCGATCTCCATGCGCCGCACCACAAAGGCCACGGCGTCCGCCGGCTCGGCGCCGGCATGCAGCGCACCCTGCGACACACCCAGCAGCCGGATGTAATCGGTTCTGCCGCGTTCGAAGAAGTGCAGGTAGCGGGCGTGATAGACGAAACCGGAAAAATCCGTGTCCTCGTAATAGACCCGCTGCGTCAGCCGGTGGCCGCCGTCAGCCAGGTGTCCCGACAGGGATTCATCCATGTTTTCAAACCTCGCTGGCATATTGCCCCTTGTTTTTTCACAGCCATCCGATGCATTTGGGGGCAATCGTCATTCTGTCATAAAACCGATCTATCAGGATTGAAACCGGATGGGCACAGGAGAATCATCGATGAAGATTGCAATCATGGGCGGCGACGGCTTTGTTGGCTGGCCAACGGCACTGCACCTGTCCAACGCCGGACATGAGATCCACATCATCGACAACCTGTCGCGCCGCTGGATCGACACCGAACTCGGGGTGCAGTCGCTCACCCCGATGGATTCGATCCAGGAACGCACCCGGATCTGGCATGCCGAGACCGGTCGCAAGATCCATTTCCATCTCATCGACCTGGCCCGCGACTATGATGTGCTGAAAAACTGGCTGGCCGAAGAGCGTCCCGACGCCATCGTGCATTTCGCCGAACAGCGCGCCGCCCCCTATTCGATGAAAAGCGACCGCCACAAGAATTACACCGTCAACAACAACGTCAATGCCACCCACAATCTGCTCAATGCCATGGTCGAACTGGGCCTCGACGCACATCTGGTGCATCTGGGCACCATGGGCGTCTATGGCTATTCCACCGTCGGTGCTGCCATCCCCGAGGGCTATCTGCCGGTCGGCATCGAGACCATGGATGGCGAGACGGTGCAGCAGGACATTTTGTATCCGGCCAATCCCGGCTCAATCTACCACATGACCAAATGCCTCGATCAGCTGATCTTCCAGTTCTACGCCAAGAACGACGCGCTCAGGATCACCGATCTGCACCAGGGCATTGTCTGGGGCACCCACACCGACCAGACCCGGCGGCATGACCAGCTGGTCAACCGGTTCGATTATGACGGCGACTATGGCACAGTGCTCAACCGTTTCCTGATCCAGGCGGCGATCGGCTATCCGCTCACCGTGCACGGCACCGGTGGCCAGACCCGCGCCTTCATCCACATCCAGGATTCGGTGCGCTGCATCGAGATCGCATTGAGCAATCCGCCGGCGCGCGGCTCCAAGGTCGAGATCTTCAACCAGATGACCGAGACCCACCGGGTGCGCGATCTGGCCAGGATGATTTCCGCCATGACCGGCGCCGAGATCGCCTGGCTGCCCAATCCGCGCAAGGAAGCGGCGGAAAACGATCTCGTCGTTCACAACGAGAAATTCCTCGAGCTGGGGCTTGAGCCGACGACGCTGAAGCAAGGGCTGCTGGGCGAAGTTGTCGATGTGGCCAAAAAGTTCGCCTATCGCGTCGACCGCTCGCGGGTTCCCGCCGTCTCGGCCTGGACCAAGGACATTGCCACGTCGATCAACCGCGATCCCGAAGGCAAGAAGCTCAAATCCGTCTCATGAGCAAAGTGGCAGCGACGCAGACGGGCGTGCAGGGCGGCAAGGCCGCTTCCGCGCGCGCCTTTGTCACGCTTGTCACCAATGCGGATTACGCCATGGGGGCTGTGGCGCTGGCCCGATCGATCGGCCTGAGCGGAAGTGCTGCCGATATCGTGGTGCTGCACACCGGCGCTGTGGTCGGGGCCGATCTGGCGCCGCTCGCAGCGCTTGGCTGCCGGCTGGTCGAGGTCGATCATTTGCCGCTGTCGGACGCCTTCAACCAGCGCCATGCCCGCGGCAATCTGCATGCAGCAGCGCCCTTTGCAAAAGGCCGCAAGCCGGCCTTCCATTCGCCGCTCGACAATTTCTGCAAGCTGCGGCTCTGGCAACTCACCGAGTACGAGGCTTGCGTCTTTATTGATGCCGACGCGCTGGTGCTGCGCAACATCGACAGGCTGTTTGACTATCCGGAATTTTCCGCCGCCCCCAATGTCTATGAGAGCCTGGGCGATTTTCACCGGCTCAATTCCGGCGTCTTTGTCGCCCGTCCATCTGAGGCGACTTTCGCCGCCATGCTGGACATGCTTGACCAGCCGGAAGTTTTCTGGCGGCGCACCGACCAGACCTTTCTGGAGACGTTCTTTCCCGACTGGCACGGGCTGCCGGTGTTCATGAACATGCTGCAATATGTCTGGTTCAACCTGCCGGAGCTGTGGGACTGGAAGCAGATCGGCGTGCTGCATTACCAGTATGAAAAACCCTGGGAGGCGGGCCATCCGAGATCAGCAGAGCTCAAGCCGCTGATCGATCTCTGGCAGGCCTTTTATGAGGGCGAGGCGATCCCCGACATTGCTTCGCTTGCAGGCCCAATCGCGGTCGCGAACGCATGAAGGCACTGATTTCCGGCGGCACCGGCCTGGTCGGCCGCTACATTGTCGAAGCTTTGCTGGACGCAAACTATGAGATCGTGGTCGGCGGGCGGACCCCGCCGGCAGGCGGGCTGTTTTCGAAACCCGTCGAATTCCGCCCGCTCAGCCTCGATCCGGACCGGAGCCCCGGTGACATGTTCGCAGATGTGGATGCCTTCATCCATGCAGCCTTCGATCACCTGCCCGGACGCTATCGTGGTGGCGAAGGCGATGATCCGGCCCGTTTCCGGCGCAGCAACGTTGAGGGAACGATCAATCTGTTCGAAGCCGCGAAGCGCGCGGACGTCCGGCGTGTAGTGTTTTTGTCCAGCCGCGCGGTCTATGACGGTGTGCCCCCGGGCACCCGGCTGACGGAAACCCTCGATCTGCAGCCGGCCTCGCTATACGGCGAGATCAAGCTTCTGGGTGAACGGGCGCTTGCAGGGTTGAATGCGCCAGATTTTGTTACATCAGGTCTGCGTTTGACTGGAGTTTATGGCGAATTGCGCCCAAACAAGTGGGACACGTTGTTCGCCGATTTCCTTGCTGGCCGCGAGATACCGGTTCGCGCAGGTTCAGAAGTTCATGGCCACGATGTCGGCCAAGCCGTGCGGCTGATGCTGGAATCCGAGCTGAAAAAGATCGGTGGCCAGGCATTCAATGTCTCTGACCTTGTAGCTGACACGTGCGACCTGCTTGAAACGCTGCACCAGAACAATCCAGGCTCTCCAGCGCTCCCACTTGCGGCAGACAAGTCGGGTGTGGCCGAGATGGATACGAGCAAAATCAGACGGCTTGGCTGGATACCTGGAGGTTGGCCATTGCTGAAAAAAACCACAGCAGTGCTTAGCCTAACTCAATGAGCAAGATTTCCGGCCAAGCGCCGATCCGTACCGGAAGTATCGAACAGCCCAAGCCCTTGGACACGATCATGTCGCGATTTTCCTCACGGTAGTGACCGAGTGGATACCGCCGCGACCCTGCGGACGCCGCCGCCGGTCGCCAACCGAATATGTTGACCTGACCGCCATGAGTGTGACCGCACAGCGTAAGGCTTACCCTGTCCGGTACACTGGGAAAAATATCCGGTTCATGCGCCATAAGGAGAACAGGAGCTTCGTCAGTTACCTGCGACAGCGTCCCGCGGAGATCATCGATCCCGACGACAGACGATCGTCCAGAGCCTGATCCCGGCAGGAGCGCCAATTGATCGCCAAGTCCCGCAATCCAGAAAGGGCGCCCATCCTTCTCCAACCGAACTGAATCGTTGATATAAGTCGCAATTCCCGCTTTTCGTAGCGCACTGGCCGCGATGTTTTCCGACCGCTGATCTTTCTGGAAAGCGAGGTCTTCCCAATAGTCGTGATTGCCAAGAATGGCGTGGACACCGAGGGGTGCCTGAAGAGACGCCAGTGCGCGAGACCAGTCCGCGGAATTAACGTAATCACTCACCAGCCGCGTTCCCGCAGCATAGTCCCCCAGCAGGAGAATAATGTCTGCCTCAAGCGAATTTGCCTTCTCACAAATCGACTTGATGCGTGACAGGTTCATCCACGGCTCGCAGGCGTGAAAGTCGGCAAGCGCGCAGATCCGAAGCTTCAATCCGTCTGTCCAGCCGGGCGGCTTGAGCGAGTAGCGCGTCACGCGAGGTCTGGCGAGCACTTCGACAAATGGATAGGCAGCGAGACCGGTCAGGCCCACAGCTCCGACAAGCATTGTCTTGAGAAAGGTCCGGCGCGTGAGCATTCATTCCTCTTCAAACAGGCTGGCCTGGGTGGCGGCGAGATCCCCGGGCGGGTTGAGCCCCATATGACCCCAGGCGCGCTGGGTCAGCACCCTTCCGCGCGGCGTGCGCTGCAGGAACCCCTGCTGGATCAGATAGGGCTCGATGATGTCCTCGATGGCATCGCGCGGCTCCGACAGGCCGGCGGCAATGGTTTCGATCCCCACCGGGCCGCCGCCGAAATTGCGCACGATCATGTCGAGATAGCGCCGGTCGAGCTGGTCGAGCCCGATGCTGTCGACCGAAAGCCGGGTCAGCGCTTCATCGGCGATGGCCCGGGTGACGGCCTCGGCCTTTGCCACTTCGGCAAAATCCCTAACGCGCCTGAGCAGCCGCCCGGCAATGCGCGGCGTGCCCCGCGACCGGCGGGCAATCTCCAGAGCGCCCTCGTCAGTCATGCCCAGCCCCATGATGCGGGCGCCACGGCGCACGATCAGCTCAAGCTCGGCAACGGTGTAGAACTGCAGCCGCACCGGAATGCCGAACCGGTCGCGCAGCGGATTGGTCAACAGCCCCAGCCGGGTGGTGGCCGCCACCAGGGTAAAGCGCGACAGGTCGATTTTCACCGAGCGCGCCGCCGGGCCTTCGCCGATGATCAGGTCGAGCTGGAAATCCTCCATCGCTGGATAGAGGATTTCCTCGACCGCCGGACTGAGCCGGTGGATCTCGTCGATGAACAAGACATCGCGGTCTTCAAGATTTGTCAGAAGCGCCGCCAGATCGCCGGCCTTGGCGATCACCGGACCGGAGGTGGAGCGAAAATTCACCCCCAGCTCCTTGGCCATGATCTGCGCCAGCGTGGTCTTGCCGAGACCGGGCGGGCCGACAAACAGCACATGGTCGAGCGCTTCGCCGCGGTTCTTGGCCGCCTCGATGAACACCTTGAGATTGGCGCGCGCATCGGCCTGGCCGGTGAACTCGTCCAGCGACTGCGGCCGCAGCGTCGTGTCGATGTCCTCGCCACGCTTTTCAGCATCGATCAAACGGTCGGATTCGCTCACGACAACAACTCCATGCCGGGCACGGATGCGGCGGCCTTTTTGTCAAAGGTCATGGTCTTCTCGCAGCCATTGTCCCGGTTGATCCCGGCGATGACGACATCGGAAAAATCCGGATGTGGCGAATGCAGCCATTCGGCCCAGTTTTTCATATGCAACATCTCCGGCACCTTGATTTCCACCGTGTCGAGCAAACCCGCCACCTGGCTGCGCGCGGTTTCCCGATCAGTCTTGTACACCCGTTCCAGCACCCAGATGGTCTCGGCAATGACCATCGGGTTGACGAAGAGCGGTCTGTCGGCGCCGCTGGCCTTGACCAGTGCTACCGCAGCATCAAATTGCGTCTTGTCATCCCGGGTCAGAAGCCGGACGATGATGTTGGTGTCAATCCCGATCATGCGAGTGCTCGTACCGATCGGAAATGACCTCGCCGATTGCCTCGTTCATGGTCTCCACTGAAACCGGCGCGCGATCCGGCTCGAAGAGAACGCCTGCAAAATCGAGCGCGCTTCGGTTCTTTGGAACCAGCACAACCTTGCCCTTGACGAATTCATAGCCGATGCGATCGCCCGCGCCGATCTTGAGATAGTCCCGCACCTCGATCGGAATCGTCGTCTGACCCTTGCTGGTAATCTTGGATTCGATGCCCATTTCCTTACCTCTACGCATATTCCTTACCT
This window harbors:
- the tolQ gene encoding protein TolQ, which translates into the protein MEQVGLAATSEVTLWSLFMQAGFVVKFVMLGLIGASIWTWAIVADKWISFGKFRRQLDQFEQVFWSGQSLEELYRTLSDRKSVGMSAIFVSAMREWKKSFERGAKSPIGLQMRIDKAMDVTLAREADALESKLGSLATIGSAAPFIGLFGTVVGIMTSFQAIAGSKSTNLAVVAPGIAEALLATAIGLLAAIPAVIAYNKFSSDAAKLSARMEGFTDEFSGILSRQIDERQNARQAAE
- the map gene encoding type I methionyl aminopeptidase, translated to MIALVVTTQEELEKLREIGRICANTIQVMARAMEPGMTTRELDLVGRQYLEAHDALSAPEFCYEFPGATCISVNEEVAHGVPGDRVIAPGDLVNIDVSALKDGYFGDTGASFGVAPVAQKTARLLRDGKRALSTGLTQVRSGAGYGAIGDAVGKFARKNGYTLIRNLASHGVGQSLHEDPTEIATWPDRHEKRVMKEGQVFTVEPFLSLGATFAEDDDEGSSWTLHSVPRALTVQFEHTVVAGRNGPIILTFPD
- the ybgC gene encoding tol-pal system-associated acyl-CoA thioesterase translates to MDESLSGHLADGGHRLTQRVYYEDTDFSGFVYHARYLHFFERGRTDYIRLLGVSQGALHAGAEPADAVAFVVRRMEIDFKAPARMDDVLTILTTPAEIRGARMQLQQIIKRGDDTLALAAVTVAVVNGHGRARRLPEALLARLSGDQVA
- a CDS encoding NAD-dependent epimerase/dehydratase family protein — protein: MKIAIMGGDGFVGWPTALHLSNAGHEIHIIDNLSRRWIDTELGVQSLTPMDSIQERTRIWHAETGRKIHFHLIDLARDYDVLKNWLAEERPDAIVHFAEQRAAPYSMKSDRHKNYTVNNNVNATHNLLNAMVELGLDAHLVHLGTMGVYGYSTVGAAIPEGYLPVGIETMDGETVQQDILYPANPGSIYHMTKCLDQLIFQFYAKNDALRITDLHQGIVWGTHTDQTRRHDQLVNRFDYDGDYGTVLNRFLIQAAIGYPLTVHGTGGQTRAFIHIQDSVRCIEIALSNPPARGSKVEIFNQMTETHRVRDLARMISAMTGAEIAWLPNPRKEAAENDLVVHNEKFLELGLEPTTLKQGLLGEVVDVAKKFAYRVDRSRVPAVSAWTKDIATSINRDPEGKKLKSVS
- a CDS encoding glycosyltransferase gives rise to the protein MSKVAATQTGVQGGKAASARAFVTLVTNADYAMGAVALARSIGLSGSAADIVVLHTGAVVGADLAPLAALGCRLVEVDHLPLSDAFNQRHARGNLHAAAPFAKGRKPAFHSPLDNFCKLRLWQLTEYEACVFIDADALVLRNIDRLFDYPEFSAAPNVYESLGDFHRLNSGVFVARPSEATFAAMLDMLDQPEVFWRRTDQTFLETFFPDWHGLPVFMNMLQYVWFNLPELWDWKQIGVLHYQYEKPWEAGHPRSAELKPLIDLWQAFYEGEAIPDIASLAGPIAVANA
- a CDS encoding NAD-dependent epimerase/dehydratase family protein, whose amino-acid sequence is MKALISGGTGLVGRYIVEALLDANYEIVVGGRTPPAGGLFSKPVEFRPLSLDPDRSPGDMFADVDAFIHAAFDHLPGRYRGGEGDDPARFRRSNVEGTINLFEAAKRADVRRVVFLSSRAVYDGVPPGTRLTETLDLQPASLYGEIKLLGERALAGLNAPDFVTSGLRLTGVYGELRPNKWDTLFADFLAGREIPVRAGSEVHGHDVGQAVRLMLESELKKIGGQAFNVSDLVADTCDLLETLHQNNPGSPALPLAADKSGVAEMDTSKIRRLGWIPGGWPLLKKTTAVLSLTQ
- a CDS encoding metallophosphoesterase, which codes for MLTRRTFLKTMLVGAVGLTGLAAYPFVEVLARPRVTRYSLKPPGWTDGLKLRICALADFHACEPWMNLSRIKSICEKANSLEADIILLLGDYAAGTRLVSDYVNSADWSRALASLQAPLGVHAILGNHDYWEDLAFQKDQRSENIAASALRKAGIATYINDSVRLEKDGRPFWIAGLGDQLALLPGSGSGRSSVVGIDDLRGTLSQVTDEAPVLLMAHEPDIFPSVPDRVSLTLCGHTHGGQVNIFGWRPAAASAGSRRYPLGHYREENRDMIVSKGLGCSILPVRIGAWPEILLIELG
- the ruvB gene encoding Holliday junction branch migration DNA helicase RuvB — translated: MSESDRLIDAEKRGEDIDTTLRPQSLDEFTGQADARANLKVFIEAAKNRGEALDHVLFVGPPGLGKTTLAQIMAKELGVNFRSTSGPVIAKAGDLAALLTNLEDRDVLFIDEIHRLSPAVEEILYPAMEDFQLDLIIGEGPAARSVKIDLSRFTLVAATTRLGLLTNPLRDRFGIPVRLQFYTVAELELIVRRGARIMGLGMTDEGALEIARRSRGTPRIAGRLLRRVRDFAEVAKAEAVTRAIADEALTRLSVDSIGLDQLDRRYLDMIVRNFGGGPVGIETIAAGLSEPRDAIEDIIEPYLIQQGFLQRTPRGRVLTQRAWGHMGLNPPGDLAATQASLFEEE
- a CDS encoding PIN domain-containing protein → MIGIDTNIIVRLLTRDDKTQFDAAVALVKASGADRPLFVNPMVIAETIWVLERVYKTDRETARSQVAGLLDTVEIKVPEMLHMKNWAEWLHSPHPDFSDVVIAGINRDNGCEKTMTFDKKAAASVPGMELLS
- a CDS encoding AbrB/MazE/SpoVT family DNA-binding domain-containing protein, with translation MRRGKEMGIESKITSKGQTTIPIEVRDYLKIGAGDRIGYEFVKGKVVLVPKNRSALDFAGVLFEPDRAPVSVETMNEAIGEVISDRYEHSHDRD